The DNA region AACGCTCTCTGTGAAGATAGGCAGCCGGGGCCTGCCGTCATTCGGCAGACCTAAGGAAGCGCTGATTAAAGGAGGTGTAGGTTTTTCTTGTTGTGTCGAAATTGGCAGACAATACATCGGTAATTAATCGACTTTCAAGAAAGATTCAAACAAAATCCTCTTCTGTAATGCTTCTGTAACGCTTAGGGGGGTATCCTGCCCTCTTTGGGACACAATATCCCCTCGATTCTCTCATCGACCTGGCTTCCCCACCCAGCTCCACATCAACAGATTCGCACTACCAAGGGGATATCGGACAGCTTACCGCTATCAAACGCAACATTCCCCTTGCGTAAAAAAGACAGGGCACTAAAATATGTACTGTATAAAGTACTTTATGCAGTACATATCGAGAGGTGATTTTTCATGCTTGTCATCGATACGGCACCGGCAACTCAAGTACGGGAACGATTCAAAGATTATTGCGACGATGTGGAGCGAACGAACAAGGCCCTCATCGTCACCCGACACGACAAGCCGCAGGTGGTCGTGGTGTCCTTTGCCGAATACAATCGCCAGCTCAACAACGACCGTTATCTGGCAAAACTGCGACGCAGCCGTGAGGAGCTGGACAACGGCGAAGGGGTTGTGATGACCCCTGACGAGCTCGAGGCGTTCTGATGCACGAGGACACGGTCTTCTCGCCGACGGCCTTCGAGGACTTTACCTATTGGGCGCAGAACGACCGGAAAATTCTGGGCAAAATCAAAGCCCTTATCGTAGATATCCATCGAAACGGCCTGATGGACGGACTCGGCAAACCAGAAAAGCTCCTGGGACAATCGGGTGAGTTCAGTCGCCGCATTACGGCCGAACATCGTCTGGTCTATCGACTCGATGATGAGCGCCTCAAGATTCTGTCATGCCGAGGACACTACCAGGACTGAAAAATCCCCGGATCGAAGTCCGGCCGCATCCGGCGATCCGGCAAAACATTTTGCGGGGCTACGCCGTTTCGGGACGAGATTGTGAGCCTGAAGATCATTCTGCCTACATATAGGGCTCGGGGAAGGCGATATCCTTCCGGACGAAGATATCGTCTCACCTCCGGGGCCGCCGTTCCTCCAGGTACTCCCTCTCCGGGATCTCCTGCGCTCCCTGAGGGACCTCCTCGGTCTCGGCCCCGTTGGCCAGCCTCCAGCCCACGTCGTCGGACATCAACAGGATATCCTCCACGTTTGCCACGACGTCCCGCCCTTCGTGCCGGACCACCAGCTTCGAGGGCTTTTCCTTCGCCGCCTCCGTGCGTCCCACCAGGAACGGGTCGCTGCCTTGAATCTCCCGTTCCTCCGACTTCTTTCCAAACCACGCCATCAGCTCCGTCCTCTCTTCCCGTCGCTGTCGAACGGCGGCGGAGGAACCCCTAAGGTCTGCGCGCCGCGCCGCCTCATCTCCTCCATATAGCGGTCCTGAGCCGCCCTGAGGTCGAACCCCATACTCCGGTCGGGGTACGCATCGAACTGCCTCCGTCCGATCCGCCGCCATCCCCCGCTCTGCCGAACTCGCGGACCAGTCTGTGCTCTTCATAGATCCTCCTTGTGCCCTTCTCGCCGTCCCCTCCCGCCGCCAGGTTCCGGAACGCCTCCCAGGCCGCCCAGAGCGAGGTGTTCCACACGGTCATGCCCAGCCCCGCACCGGCCGCCACGGCCGCCATGAAGTTGTTGTTTGCCGATGCAGAGCCGGTCATGATGGCCGTAGCGTAGTTCGGCACGGACTTCACGATCATGTAAAAAGCGACGAGTGCGAAACAGAGCGGCACGACGAACACGAAGACCCCGTTGGGTTCCTGGATATACGCGGCTATCTGCGCCGGCCAGGTCGCCACGATTTTGCCTATCAGCCCCATCAGGAGCGACAGGAGCAGGAGCTTGACCCCGACGTGCACCAGCGCCCTGAGGTATCCCATGAAGTAGTCCCTGAAGAACCCCAGGACGAAAAATCCCAGGGTGAACAGCCCTCCGATGGAGATGAAGACGAGCTCTATCTCGATACAGAGCACCGTCGTCATGATCATGAAGCACAGGCAGTTGATGACGAAGACCAGAAAACCGCAGATGACGATCAGGCCGACGTCCATCCAGCCCAGACCGGCGGCGAACTCGACGATGGGCGAGGTCACCCTGGCGAACAGCGTCAGCAGGGACGCGAGCCCGACGTACTCCCCGCCGATCAGCTGCCCCAGCTGCTTCAGGCTCTTGGGGATCTGCATCAGGATCTCGGGCCGCTCGAGGATCCAGACGGAGATGCCGACCCACAGGGCATACCGGACGAGTACCGCCAGGACGGCATACAGCGTGACTCCGCCGCTTTTTTCATCCAGTCCCGGGTCGCCATCTCTATCTCCGAAAACAGCTCGATCAGGGCCTCGTCCGCAACAGACGCCAGAGCCACCCCGGCCATCTGCGCCTGCATCATCGTCATCTGCCGCAGCCGCATCAGCTCCTCCCCAAGGAAGCTCAAGAGCTGGTTCCCCGCCTGCTCTATTTGATTGCGTCCTCTGGCGCTTTTGGCGACGTCCTGGATCTGCTCCAGGGCCTTCGTGTCGTCCTGGAACTGGTCCCAGGCGGTGGATTCCCTTCAGGGTGGAGCGCACCGTCTCCATCTGAGTCTCCGCTATTGAGCGGCTCTCCTCCGCGAAGTCCCGGTTGCTGGCCATCGCCATGTCTTCATAGCTCTTGAACCGCCTTTTGAGCTCCTCGTCGAGGTTCGCGACCGTGTAGGTGAGAGCCCCCTGGTCTTGTCCAGGATCCCCTTACCCTGTTGTAGATGCCCGTCACCTTTGAATAGATCTGCATCGGCCCCTGAAGCATGTTGTCGATGTCGGCCAGGCTCAGGACGTTGTTCAGGGTCCGGAGCTGGTCCTCCAGGAACTTT from uncultured Fretibacterium sp. includes:
- a CDS encoding type II toxin-antitoxin system Phd/YefM family antitoxin; amino-acid sequence: MLVIDTAPATQVRERFKDYCDDVERTNKALIVTRHDKPQVVVVSFAEYNRQLNNDRYLAKLRRSREELDNGEGVVMTPDELEAF
- a CDS encoding type IV secretion system protein; the protein is MDEKSGGVTLYAVLAVLVRYALWVGISVWILERPEILMQIPKSLKQLGQLIGGEYVGLASLLTLFARVTSPIVEFAAGLGWMDVGLIVICGFLVFVINCLCFMIMTTVLCIEIELVFISIGGLFTLGFFVLGFFRDYFMGYLRALVHVGVKLLLLSLLMGLIGKIVATWPAQIAAYIQEPNGVFVFVVPLCFALVAFYMIVKSVPNYATAIMTGSASANNNFMAAVAAGAGLGMTVWNTSLWAAWEAFRNLAAGGDGEKGTRRIYEEHRLVREFGRAGDGGGSDGGSSMRTPTGVWGSTSGRLRTAIWRR
- a CDS encoding Txe/YoeB family addiction module toxin, giving the protein MHEDTVFSPTAFEDFTYWAQNDRKILGKIKALIVDIHRNGLMDGLGKPEKLLGQSGEFSRRITAEHRLVYRLDDERLKILSCRGHYQD